In Tripterygium wilfordii isolate XIE 37 chromosome 15, ASM1340144v1, whole genome shotgun sequence, one DNA window encodes the following:
- the LOC120017166 gene encoding mediator of RNA polymerase II transcription subunit 13-like isoform X6, giving the protein MWTNVFKIVGLHQLSWFQFLPQESDDNSLPDKSVKSEQKDAAMLQVISAHLQLQKEGFFSTWTNSFVGPWDPSQGLHNPDEKIKLWLFLPERHSSVVETAQPAVSRLKVIASGLWLAPGDSEEVAAALSQALRNCIERALSGLSYVRFGDVFTKSHPSHSEEPLWRRQPVVEFIFAATEEAIFVHVIMSAKHIRALSSGDMEQLLTRSSNRSGYGLPVIVSPHGMRGWLTGCCPNDLVKQVYLRSRTSNGSIIQHYVSQGSGCQLRGQNCYVEVTIGCPRSESEKALQSNSNSIRNLPRYNVAESPVVGRGDQKVSPDHLLARERTFIYPAEAVVVPVLQTPFAKSSLKRFWLQNWIGPSLPGSSFFVHCAGNAVSMHGSWIETSGVHMECSYNSSSNSNSSSVSSISSSSSDSEYKMTTGSGDLEADADSLTCRKSGLSSSDQIENDSSKLGLKRPRASTAESFGQAGVANEQIGSHWDWDDDDKGIGMDIQALLSEFGDFGDFFENDVLPFGEPPGTAESQALMFPAPECGDVDGSPGMVDVSNQMLLPVGFPTFDNFNTPPAVTEECVSKNQEVENSGMSIAIDPIDCPPASLTSEFDHLIKAEALMTFAPEYGAVETPTSELSLSKFRNPYVPKSCKLESSNSSPNNYVYGATPPSSPCLDVSDEKTGTVVNPKICPGRHDANGIRQSGKYYIYVDSGKMKQDKKLFTNNGGTAASDGMATSALSTFNSTNAVNSIQSKISEGTSATEHILLSTKTVLATEVECIMFQASMCKMRHLLLSSSIPAPPSLSWLTGSTVLNQLAGDCSTMTDNVSSWYEVKKKESIPVRIAGDFDGVVQDGHLSAPVGVWRSVGVANVSKPTNSPSIEVIPSLPHHAFTEEGILSYQQTQHLMELLDGLPLLVQQATSFVDVALDTDCGDGPYGWLALQEQWRRGFSCGPSMVHAGCGGTLASCHSLDIAGVELIDPLSADIHPSSVISLLQSEIKTALKTAFGNLVGPLSVIDWCKGRSQSCDTPMTGDGSFAESNISEYRDSSSTFTSSVGEPMSPTQSSAGSSTLKVTSATDGSKVDETCQRRSSQEIELEQQLCCRLRPTLSVLPSPAILVGFQDDWLKTSACSLQHWEKAPLEPYAMQKRISYNVICPDIDPLISAATDFFQQLGTVYGTCRLGTHSPHSLGNQMEIDSGKLSSSGFVLLDCPRSMKIESSDASLVGSISDYLLSLSNGWDMTSYLKSLTKAIKALKIGQCLPTNPKEGISSPCMVIYVVCPFPEPNAVLQTVVASSIAVGSVILAPERERRSVLKSQVEKALSCSAAVDEALVSNVLALSGFSIPKLVLQIITVDAIFRVTTPALNDLVILKETAFTIYNKARRIPRGSSNDAIPSSLLSTRSHSVLTQMAPIPGMWKDCLGPRVTGTSLPREGQIDAGLRSGSWDNSWQTTRSMGSNCDPNRNGESVVHDEIRYMFEPLFILAEPGSLEHAVSPSALGNLASESSKPLVDDGSGGFIQSTGSAGTTDTGLGSQLDLPEPDGFGSGCQRTLASLHCCYGWTEDWRWLACVWTDARGELLDSHIFPFGGISSRQDTKGLQCLFVQILHQGCQILQACSSSDTDAAKPRDFMIARIGSFYELEYLEWQKAIYSVGGSDVKKWPLQLRRSVPDGMPANNNGSSLQQQDMSLIQDRTLPSSPNPLYSLHSKTSGFMKGVLGQPNTRKQLMGSHVVADNSRGMLQWVQSISFAAISMDHSLHLVLQADSLSSGGTQGVNGMGPSCYLEGFTPVKSLGSTSAAYMLIPSPSMRFLPPTPLQLPTCLTTESPPLAHLLHSKGFAIPLSTGFVVSKAVPSMRKDCRSNSREEWPSVLSVSLIDYYGSNNVPRDKLLRGVMKQGGRTPSSEAKDFEIETHFILKSIAAEIHALSWMTASPAYLERRTALPFHCDMVLRLRRLLDFAEKELSRQPDSSC; this is encoded by the exons ATGTGGACGAATGTTTTCAAGATT GTAGGTCTTCATCAACTATCGTGGTTCCAGTTTCTTCCTCAGGAATCTGATGACaattctttacctgacaaaag TGTGAAATCAGAGCAAAAAGATGCTGCCATGTTGCAGGTCATTTCGGCTCACCTGCAATTGCAGAAGGAGGGATTTTTCAGCACATGGACAAATTCTTTTGTTGGACCTTGGGATCCATCTCAAGGCTTGCATAATCCgg ATGAAAAAATCAAGCTTTGGCTTTTTCTTCCAGAACGCCATTCATCCGTTGTTGAGACTGCTCAACCTGCAGTTTCTAGGTTAAAAG TTATCGCTTCTGGACTTTGGTTGGCTCCTGGGGACTCAGAAGAGGTTGCAGCCGCACTTTCTCAGGCTTTAAGAAATTGTATCGAGAG AGCACTAAGTGGACTTTCCTATGTGAGATTTGGAGATGTATTCACAAAATCTCATCCGTCTCATAGCGAAGAACCTTTGTG GAGACGGCAGCCCGTGGTGGAGTTCATCTTTGCTGCAACTGAAGAGGCAATCTTTGTCCACGTCATAATGTCTGCAAA GCATATTCGTGCACTTTCTAGTGGTGACATGGAACAGTTGTTAACGCGTTCATCTAACAGATCTGGTTACGGACTTCCAG TGATTGTTTCTCCTCATGGAATGCGTGGTTGGCTCACAGGATGTTGCCCAAATGATCTTGTCAAACAAGTGTATTTGAG ATCCAGGACATCAAATGGATCTATTATACAGCATTATGTTTCTCAAGGTTCTGGTTGTCAGCTGAGGGGACAAAATTGCTATGTTGAAGTTACAATTGGTTGCCCTAGATCTGAAAGTGAGAAGGCACTGCAATCAAACTCAAATTCCATCAGGAATTTACCTAGGTATAATGTTGCAGAATCTCCTGTGGTTGGAAGAGGTGACCAGAAGGTATCACCAGATCATTTATTGGCAAGAGAGAGAACATTTATCTATCCCGCTGAGGCAGTGGTTGTCCCCGTCTTACAAACACCATTTGCCAAATCTTCATTGAAGAG ATTTTGGCTGCAAAACTGGATAGGGCCATCTTTGCCTGGTTCATCTTTCTTTGTGCATTG TGCTGGCAATGCAGTGTCTATGCATGGATCTTGGATTGAGACCAGCGGAGTACACATGGAGTGCAGTTACAACAGCAGTAGCAATAGTAATAGTAGCAGTGTTAGCTCAATTAGCAGCAGCTCCAGTGATAGTGAATATAAGATGACTACTGGTTCTGGAGACCTTGAGGCTGATGCAGATTCATTAACATGTCGAAAGTCCGGTTTATCTTCTAGTGATCAGATAGAAAACGATTCCTCCAAATTG GGTTTGAAGCGCCCTCGAGCAAGTACAGCAGAGTCATTTGGTCAAGCGG GAGTTGCAAATGAGCAGATAGGATCTCATTGGGATTGGGATGATGACGACAAAGGTATAGGCATGGATATCCAAGCTCTACTCTCCGAGTTTGGAGATTTCGGGGACTTTTTTGAGAATGATGTTTTACCTTTTGGGGAG CCTCCTGGAACTGCAGAGTCACAAGCTCTAATGTTCCCTGCTCCAGAATGTGGAGATGTTGATGGCAGCCCAGGCATGGTGGATGTTTCAAATCAGATGCTTTTACCTGTAGGTTTTCCAACTTTTGATAACTTTAATACTCCTCCCGCAGTCACTGAGGAGTGTGTGAGCAAAAATCAAGAAGTGGAAAACAGTGGAATGAGCATTGCCATTGATCCAATTGACTGCCCTCCAGCTTCTTTGACAAGTGAGTTTGATCATCTAATTAAAGCTGAAGCTTTGATGACATTTGCTCCGGAGTATGGAGCAGTTGAGACCCCTACCAGTGAGTTATCTTTATCTAAATTCAGAAACCCATATGTCCCAAAATCATGTAAACTGGAGAGCTCAAATTCAAGCCCAAACAATTACGTTTATGGTGCGACACCGCCTTCTTCACCCTGCTTAGATGTATCAGATGAGAAGACTGGCACTGTTGTCAATCCAAAAATCTGCCCTGGAAGACATGATGCAAACGGTATTCGTCAATCAGGTAAATATTACATTTATGTGGACAGTGGGAAAATGAAACAAGATAAGAAATTATTCACCAACAATGGTGGCACTGCTGCTAGTGATGGAATGGCGACATCTGCATTGTCAACTTTCAATTCTACAAATGCTGTGAATTCCATCCAGAGTAAAATATCTGAAGGAACATCAGCAACAGAGCATATCCTCTTATCTACGAAAACTGTCCTGGCTACTGAAGTTGAATGCATTATGTTCCAAGCTTCTATGTGCAAGATGAGGCACCTACTCTTATCATCCAGTATACCTGCACCTCCTAGCTTGAGTTGGTTAACTGGAAGCACTGTTTTGAATCAGCTGGCTGGTGACTGTAGTACAATGACTGACAATGTATCTAGCTGGTATgaagtgaagaaaaaagaatctATACCAGTTAGAATAGCTGGTGATTTTGATGGTGTTGTTCAAGATGGGCATTTGAGTGCACCTGTTGGTGTTTGGCGTTCTGTTGGAGTTGCTAACGTATCAAAACCTACTAATTCACCAAGTATTGAAGTTATCCCATCTTTGCCTCATCACGCATTCACTGAGGAAGGCATTCTCTCTTACCAGCAGACACAGCACCTAATGGAGCTTCTTGATGGCTTGCCATTACTAGTCCAGCAAGCTacatcttttgttgatgtggctttGGACACAGATTGTGGCGATGGCCCTTATGGTTGGCTTGCATTGCAAGAGCAATGGAGGCGGGGTTTCTCATGTGGTCCGTCAATGGTCCATGCAGGATGCGGGGGAACTTTGGCTTCTTGTCATTCATTGGACATTGCTGGTGTGGAGTTAATTGATCCTCTTTCTGCAGAT ATTCATCCTTCTTCTGTGATCAGTTTGCTGCAGTCTGAAATCAAAACAGCCTTAAAAACTGCATTTGGAAATTTAGTTGGTCCCTTGTCTGTCATAGATTGGTGCAAAGGACGCAGTCAATCATGTGATACACCAATGACTGGGGATGGATCTTTTGCAGAGTCCAATATAAGTGAATACCGAGATTCTTCAAGTACTTTTACTTCATCTGTTGGAGAACCAATGAGTCCAACTCAGTCTTCTGCTGGATCTTCTACCCTCAAAG TTACCAGTGCAACAGATGGGTCAAAAGTGGATGAGACATGCCAAAGAAGATCAAGCCAAGAAATAGAGTTGGAGCAGCAATTGTGCTGTCGTCTTAGACCAACGCTTTCTGTTCTGCCTTCACCTGCGATACTTGTGGG GTTCCAGGATGATTGGCTTAAGACATCGGCATGCTCTTTACAACACTGGGAGAAGGCTCCTCTCGAACCATATGCTATGCAAAAGCGT ATTAGTTACAACGTTATATGTCCAGACATTGATCCCCTAATTTCTGCTGCTACCGACTTTTTCCAACAGCTGGGAACTG TTTACGGGACATGCAGACTGGGAACTCATTCACCTCATAGCTTGGGAAACCAGATGGAAATTGACTCTGGGAAATTGTCATCTTCTGGTTTTGTTCTACTTGACTGCCCGCGTTCAATGAAGATTGAAAGCAGTGATGCATCCCTTGTGGGATCAATAAGCGATTATTTACTGTCTCTGTCAAACGGTTGGGATATGACAAGTTATCTTAAGTCTCTTACGAAGGCTATTAAAGCTTTGAAGATTGGTCAATGCTTACCCACAAATCCAAAAGAAGGAATTAGTAGTCCTTGCATG GTTATCTATGTAGTCTGCCCCTTCCCTGAGCCTAACGCGGTTCTACAAACAGTTGTTGCATCTTCTATTGCTGTGGGATCGGTTATTCTTGCaccagagagagaaagaagatctGTATTGAAGAGTCAGGTTGAGAAGGCACTAAGCTGTTCTGCAGCTGTCGATGAAGCATTGGTATCAAATGTTCTTGCATTATCAGGATTCAGTATTCCTAAATTAGTATTGCAGATTATTACAGTTGATGCCATATTCAGGGTTACAACACCAGCTCTTAATGACCTTGTCATTCTAAAAGAGACTGCTTTCACCATATACAACAAAGCGAGGCGAATTCCTCGAGGATCCTCTAATGATGCCATCCCATCATCATTGTTATCCACTAGATCACATTCAGTTTTGACACAAATGGCTCCTATTCCCGGGATGTGGAAGGACTGTCTTGGTCCTCGAGTCACTGGAACTTCTCTTCCCAGAGAGGGTCAAATAGATGCTGGTTTGAGATCTGGTAGCTGGGACAATTCGTGGCAAACAACTAGATCTATGGGTTCAAACTGTGATCCAAACAGAAATGGAGAATCTGTTGTCCATGATGAGATTCGTTATATGTTTGAACCACTTTTTATCCTTGCGGAACCCGGTTCTTTAGAGCATGCAGTATCACCTTCAGCTCTTGGTAACTTAGCCTCTGAATCTTCAAAGCCATTAGTTGATGATGGTAGTGGAGGCTTCATCCAAAGCACTGGTTCAGCAGGAACTACGGATACCGGACTGGGATCACAACTTGATTTACCTGAGCCTGATGGCTTTGGGTCTGGCTGTCAAAGGACTCTTGCAAGCCTGCATTGTTGCTATGGATGGACAGAGGATTGGCGCTGGTTGGCATGTGTCTGGACAGATGCCAGGGGAGAATTGCTAGACAGCCACATATTTCCTTTTGGTGGAATTAGCAGTCGGCAAGACACAAAGGGTTTGCAATGCCTGTTTGTGCAAATTCTTCATCAAGGCTGTCAGATACTTCAGGCATGCTCCTCATCTGATACCGATGCTGCCAAACCTAGGGATTTCATGATTGCACGTATTGGAAGTTTCTATGAGCTTGAATACCTAG AGTGGCAGAAAGCCATTTATTCAGTTGGGGGATCTGACGTAAAGAAATGGCCCCTGCAACTGCGGCGATCTGTGCCTGATGGGATGCCTGCCAACAATAATGGGTCTTCCTTGCAGCAACAAGACATGAGCTTGATCCAAGATAGAACTCTCCCCTCCTCACCTAATCCATTATATAGCCTTCATTCAAAGACCTCTGGCTTTATGAAAGGTGTTTTAGGACAACCCAATACGAGAAAGCAGCTTATGGGCTCACATGTAGTGGCTGACAACTCCAGAGGGATGCTTCAATGGGTGCAGAGCATTAGTTTTGCTGCGATCTCAATGGACCATTCTTTGCATTTAGTTTTGCAAGCTGATTCACTGTCTTCCG GAGGAACTCAGGGTGTTAATGGCATGGGGCCATCTTGCTATCTGGAAGGGTTCACTCCAGTTAAATCTCTTGGCTCAACATCTGCAGCTTATATGTTAATTCCATCCCCTAGCATGCGCTTCCTCCCACCAACACCTCTTCAGCTTCCCACATGCCTAACTACAGAGTCGCCACCTCTTGCCCATCTCCTTCACAGCAAGGGCTTTGCGATTCCCCTTTCCACTGGTTTTGTGGTTTCAAAAGCTGTACCTTCAATGAGGAAAGACTGTAGGAGTAACTCAAGAGAAGAATGGCCTTCGGTTCTTTCAGTCAGCCTCATTGATTATTATGGAAGTAATAATGTTCCTCGGGATAAACTTCTCAGGGGAGTCATGAAACAGGGAGGGCGTACTCCAAGCTCGGAAGCTAAAGATTTTGAAATTGAGACCCATTTCATCCTCAAGTCTATTGCAGCAGAGATTCATGCCCTGTCATGGATGACTGCGAGCCCGGCCTATTTGGAAAGACGAACTGCACTGCCATTCCATTGTGACATGGTTTTAAGATTGAGAAGGTTGCTTGATTTTGCTGAGAAAGAGCTCTCACGGCAGCCGGACAGCTCATGCTAA